The following proteins come from a genomic window of Gottfriedia acidiceleris:
- a CDS encoding aspartate aminotransferase family protein, with protein MERDYLIKPLLGQHYPMISHGKGVYLFDKDGNRYIDGSSGAITVGIGHGVEEIIDVMTEQAKQVSFVYRSQFTSEPAEKLAKKLSEITQGDLNWTFFVNSGTEATETAMKLAIQHYQEKGMKGKNKILSRWMSYHGITIGALSMSGHPLRRQRFVPILEDYPSVSPPYCYRCPFNLEHPSCDLACASELETAIDRIGSEHIAAFIAEPIIGAAGGAIVPSNGYYQRIKAICEKYDILLIADEVMTGLGRTGKMFAMEHWGVQPDIITLGKGLTSGYTPMAATIASDRVIEPIMQGSKLVMSGHTFSANPLSAAVSLAVIEYVEKHNLVQAAEEKGNYMLNKLQGLKEKFPFIGDVRGKGLLIGIEFINDIKSSSFIQKVMGKGLLLYPSVAGKNGKEDSAFMIAPPLTITYGELDELLQILTEGLKELEMEQSHLTYTAKGEIV; from the coding sequence ATGGAAAGAGATTATTTGATTAAACCATTACTTGGCCAGCATTACCCTATGATTTCTCATGGAAAGGGTGTGTACCTATTTGATAAAGATGGTAATAGGTACATTGATGGTTCATCTGGTGCAATTACTGTAGGAATTGGACATGGGGTTGAAGAAATCATTGATGTTATGACTGAACAAGCAAAACAAGTTTCTTTTGTTTATCGTTCACAGTTTACTAGTGAACCTGCTGAGAAGCTAGCAAAAAAGCTGAGTGAGATCACTCAAGGTGATTTAAATTGGACGTTCTTTGTTAATAGTGGTACTGAAGCAACGGAAACTGCTATGAAACTAGCGATACAGCATTACCAAGAAAAGGGAATGAAGGGGAAGAATAAAATCCTCTCACGTTGGATGAGCTACCATGGCATAACAATCGGAGCACTATCTATGTCTGGTCACCCTTTAAGACGTCAACGTTTTGTACCAATCTTGGAGGATTACCCTTCAGTTTCACCACCATATTGCTATCGTTGTCCTTTCAACTTAGAACACCCATCTTGTGATTTAGCGTGTGCATCTGAATTAGAAACAGCTATTGATCGAATTGGCTCTGAACATATTGCAGCCTTTATTGCCGAACCAATTATCGGTGCTGCAGGCGGTGCAATTGTACCATCTAATGGTTATTACCAAAGAATTAAAGCCATTTGTGAAAAGTACGATATTTTACTGATTGCAGACGAGGTTATGACTGGCCTTGGACGTACTGGAAAAATGTTTGCAATGGAGCATTGGGGTGTTCAGCCAGATATCATTACGCTTGGAAAAGGATTAACATCTGGCTATACACCTATGGCTGCAACGATTGCTAGCGATCGAGTTATTGAACCAATTATGCAAGGATCAAAGCTTGTAATGAGTGGACATACTTTTAGTGCCAACCCACTATCAGCTGCTGTTTCGTTAGCCGTTATTGAGTATGTTGAAAAACATAATTTAGTACAAGCCGCAGAAGAAAAAGGTAATTATATGTTGAATAAGCTCCAAGGATTAAAAGAGAAATTTCCATTCATAGGAGATGTTAGAGGAAAAGGTTTATTAATTGGTATTGAATTTATTAATGATATTAAATCAAGTTCCTTTATTCAAAAAGTAATGGGTAAGGGTTTACTATTATACCCTTCTGTTGCTGGAAAAAACGGAAAAGAAGACTCAGCTTTCATGATTGCTCCACCTTTAACGATTACATATGGAGAACTGGATGAATTGCTTCAAATTCTTACAGAGGGTTTAAAAGAATTAGAAATGGAACAATCCCATCTAACTTATACAGCTAAGGGGGAAATCGTATGA
- a CDS encoding terpene cyclase/mutase family protein: MDLSEKVRAEIDSLIDKIKSDQSDDGSWRYCFESGPMTDAYMIIMLRTIECHDEKLIKKLVNRLLIKQDASGSWKLFDDDSGNLSVTVEAYTALLFSGCIEITDEKMKKAEAFIRQNGGLESVHISTKFMLALHELYPWPRFFPVPLLLMNLPKFFPFSFFKFSSYVRFHFAPLLILGHKKFTIKNQWTTTIQHLFTNNKFKAMNKKRKFPNFKIPFTKSLSKMAIKKAENYILQNIERDGTLSSYASATFIGVYALLSLGYQVTSPVIQNAVLGIKSFLFELEDSLHIQNSPSTIWDTALTSYALQEAGVPINDKAIESASNYLVSLQHTLVEKDHQICLGGWGFSDSNTQNPDVDDTQAVLRATTDFSLIDDDFRKSWNAGVKWLFDMQNKDGGWASFEKNSSKYLNLIFPIQNFVDTAIDPSTADLTGRTIEFLGSKLKLNMVHPRIEDGVNWLIHHQHKDGSWYGRWGISYIYGTWAAITGMKAVGIPSNHPSIQQANNWLLNIKNEDGGWGESCKSDIERKYIPLSYSTIVHTSWVVDTLISINDYPTSDIDDGIVNILNWLKVHDKRFTYPTGGGLPGHFYINYHSYRYIWPLLTLSHYLNKYETSD, from the coding sequence ATGGATTTATCGGAGAAAGTTAGAGCTGAAATAGATAGTCTAATAGATAAAATTAAATCGGATCAAAGTGATGATGGATCATGGAGATATTGTTTCGAGAGTGGTCCTATGACAGATGCCTATATGATTATTATGTTAAGAACGATTGAATGTCATGATGAAAAATTAATTAAGAAGCTGGTAAATCGTCTATTAATTAAGCAAGATGCCAGTGGGTCCTGGAAGCTTTTTGATGATGACTCAGGAAATTTATCGGTAACTGTAGAAGCTTACACTGCCTTGCTTTTCTCGGGTTGTATAGAAATTACTGATGAAAAAATGAAGAAAGCAGAAGCGTTCATCCGTCAAAATGGGGGATTAGAGAGTGTACACATTTCCACAAAATTTATGCTTGCTTTACATGAATTGTACCCATGGCCCAGATTTTTTCCAGTCCCTCTTCTGTTAATGAATTTACCAAAGTTTTTTCCTTTTTCCTTCTTTAAATTTAGTTCTTATGTTCGATTCCACTTTGCCCCACTTTTAATATTAGGACATAAAAAATTTACGATTAAAAATCAATGGACGACTACAATACAACATTTGTTTACAAACAATAAATTTAAAGCGATGAACAAAAAGCGGAAATTCCCAAATTTTAAAATACCTTTCACAAAATCCTTATCCAAAATGGCTATTAAGAAGGCCGAGAACTATATTCTTCAAAATATTGAAAGGGATGGAACATTATCTAGTTATGCCAGCGCTACTTTTATTGGAGTTTATGCACTTCTTTCATTAGGCTATCAGGTTACTTCTCCCGTAATTCAAAATGCTGTTTTAGGTATAAAATCTTTCCTATTTGAATTAGAAGATTCCCTTCATATCCAAAATTCCCCATCGACAATATGGGATACAGCACTTACTAGTTACGCATTGCAGGAAGCAGGTGTGCCAATAAATGATAAAGCGATCGAGTCTGCTTCTAACTACTTAGTCTCTCTCCAACATACACTAGTCGAGAAAGATCATCAGATTTGTTTAGGTGGATGGGGGTTTTCGGACAGTAATACTCAAAATCCGGATGTAGATGATACACAAGCAGTCTTAAGAGCAACAACTGATTTCTCTTTAATTGATGACGATTTTAGAAAATCTTGGAACGCTGGAGTGAAATGGTTATTTGATATGCAAAATAAGGACGGCGGATGGGCCTCATTTGAAAAAAACAGTAGCAAGTATTTAAATCTCATTTTCCCTATCCAAAATTTTGTTGATACTGCAATTGATCCTTCTACAGCAGATTTGACCGGTCGAACAATCGAATTTCTAGGATCCAAATTAAAATTAAATATGGTTCATCCAAGAATTGAGGATGGGGTAAATTGGTTAATCCACCATCAACACAAAGATGGTTCTTGGTACGGTCGTTGGGGAATTTCATATATTTATGGAACATGGGCCGCTATTACTGGAATGAAAGCAGTCGGTATCCCTTCAAATCACCCGAGTATTCAACAAGCTAATAACTGGCTCCTCAATATAAAAAACGAAGATGGTGGCTGGGGTGAGTCTTGTAAAAGCGACATAGAAAGAAAATATATCCCACTTTCTTATTCCACAATTGTTCATACATCATGGGTTGTAGATACGCTCATTTCGATCAACGATTATCCCACTAGTGATATTGATGATGGAATAGTAAACATTTTAAACTGGTTAAAGGTCCATGATAAGCGATTCACCTATCCAACAGGTGGCGGATTACCAGGTCATTTTTATATAAATTACCATAGCTATCGTTATATATGGCCCTTATTGACTTTAAGTCATTATCTTAATAAATATGAGACAAGTGACTAA
- a CDS encoding CoA transferase subunit A: MNLVENTYKKIATMEQILQFFHDDMTLMVGGFGGVGSPPTLLQALFDSGVKDLNLICNDTGFPDIGIGRMVRNERIKSIVTSHIGSNPFAGKLMTEGKLKVEFSPQGTLAERIRAGGMGLGGVLVDVGLDSMAENGKEKVSVKGKQFLVEEALKAEVSIIFAKKADPFGNLVFDKSARNMNPHMAMAGDITIVEAEEIVPLGSLNPEEIVTPGVFVDYIISSEGVNWKWAWE, from the coding sequence ATGAATTTAGTTGAAAATACTTATAAAAAAATAGCAACAATGGAACAAATTCTTCAATTTTTTCATGACGACATGACACTAATGGTTGGAGGATTTGGAGGAGTCGGTTCACCGCCAACTTTACTTCAAGCATTATTTGATAGTGGGGTTAAGGATCTTAACTTGATTTGTAATGATACTGGATTTCCAGACATTGGTATCGGAAGGATGGTAAGGAATGAAAGGATCAAGTCAATTGTGACATCTCATATAGGGTCGAATCCGTTTGCAGGAAAACTAATGACGGAAGGAAAACTCAAAGTAGAATTTTCTCCGCAAGGTACGTTAGCAGAGCGTATCCGAGCTGGAGGGATGGGGCTTGGGGGAGTATTAGTAGATGTAGGTCTTGATAGTATGGCAGAAAACGGTAAAGAGAAAGTATCTGTAAAAGGTAAACAATTTCTAGTTGAAGAAGCTCTTAAAGCAGAAGTCAGTATTATTTTTGCAAAGAAAGCTGATCCATTTGGAAATTTGGTTTTTGACAAGAGTGCAAGGAATATGAATCCTCATATGGCTATGGCAGGAGATATTACGATTGTAGAAGCGGAAGAAATTGTTCCACTTGGCTCGTTGAATCCTGAGGAAATCGTAACTCCAGGTGTATTTGTTGATTACATAATTTCATCAGAAGGAGTGAACTGGAAATGGGCATGGGAATAG